The following proteins are encoded in a genomic region of Rhinoraja longicauda isolate Sanriku21f chromosome 28, sRhiLon1.1, whole genome shotgun sequence:
- the LOC144607011 gene encoding cold-inducible RNA-binding protein-like isoform X2 has protein sequence MSDEGKLFVGGLNFDTNEQSLESVFSKYGQISEVIVIKDRETQRSRGFGFVTFENPDDAKDAMLAMNGKSIDGRQIRVDQAGKSSGDRSRGYRGGNASSRGLFRGGSGRRARGFSRGSGGDRVARYDSRSSYSGSRDYYNKDSQGSYGGSYRDSYDS, from the exons ATGTCGGACGAAGGCAAGCTCTTTGTCGGTGGACTCAACTTCGACACGAACGAGCAGTCGCTGGAATCCGTCTTCTCCAAATATGGGCAGATCTCCGAAG TTATTGTCATTAAAGACCGGGAGACACAAAGATCAAGGGGTTTTGGTTTTGTCACGTTTGAAAATCCCGATGATGCAAAGGATGCAATGTTGGCTATGAATGGGAAG TCTATTGATGGGCGTCAGATTAGAGTGGATCAAGCTGGAAAATCCTCTGGAGACCGTTCCCGGGGTTACAGAGGTGGAAATGCAAGCAGCCGCGGGTTATTCCGTGGTGGGTCTGGGCGTcgagcacgtgggttttctagaG GCAGTGGTGGAGACAGAGTTGCACGCTATGATTCGAGAAGCAGTTACTCGGGATCGAGGGATTACTACAACAAAGATAG TCAAGGGAGCTATGGTGGCTCTTACCGGGACAGTTATGACAGTTAA
- the LOC144607011 gene encoding cold-inducible RNA-binding protein-like isoform X1 — MSDEGKLFVGGLNFDTNEQSLESVFSKYGQISEVIVIKDRETQRSRGFGFVTFENPDDAKDAMLAMNGKSIDGRQIRVDQAGKSSGDRSRGYRGGNASSRGLFRGGSGRRARGFSRGSGGDRVARYDSRSSYSGSRDYYNKDRSQGSYGGSYRDSYDS; from the exons ATGTCGGACGAAGGCAAGCTCTTTGTCGGTGGACTCAACTTCGACACGAACGAGCAGTCGCTGGAATCCGTCTTCTCCAAATATGGGCAGATCTCCGAAG TTATTGTCATTAAAGACCGGGAGACACAAAGATCAAGGGGTTTTGGTTTTGTCACGTTTGAAAATCCCGATGATGCAAAGGATGCAATGTTGGCTATGAATGGGAAG TCTATTGATGGGCGTCAGATTAGAGTGGATCAAGCTGGAAAATCCTCTGGAGACCGTTCCCGGGGTTACAGAGGTGGAAATGCAAGCAGCCGCGGGTTATTCCGTGGTGGGTCTGGGCGTcgagcacgtgggttttctagaG GCAGTGGTGGAGACAGAGTTGCACGCTATGATTCGAGAAGCAGTTACTCGGGATCGAGGGATTACTACAACAAAGATAG GAGTCAAGGGAGCTATGGTGGCTCTTACCGGGACAGTTATGACAGTTAA
- the LOC144607380 gene encoding cold-inducible RNA-binding protein-like, translated as MSDDGKLFVGGLNFDTDEQSLEQLFSKYGEVRDVLVIKDKETHKSKGFGFITFENPDDARDAMAMNGKSVDGRQIRVDQAGKGSSGRSRNYQGGQSRSYGFRGGRSSRGSYRDGDRSGRNNYRNDNYSSRSQSSNMYGYNNSSGRSYRDDYDSYATNE; from the exons ATGTCTGATGATGGGAAGCTTTTTGTTGGTGGGCTGAACTTTGACACAGATGAACAATCACTGGAGCAGCTGTTTTCCAAGTATGGCGAAGTTCGTGATG TACTTGTGATCAAAGATAAAGAGACGCACAAATCCAAAGGGTTTGGTTTTATTACTTTTGAAAATCCTGATGATGCAAGGGACGCCATGGCCATGAATGGAAAG TCAGTTGATGGCCGGCAAATTCGTGTAGACCAGGCAGGAAAAGGCTCTAGTGGACGATCTCGGAATTACCAAGGCGGTCAGTCACGAAGTTACGGATTCCGTGGAGGAAGAAGTAGCCGTGGATCTTACAGAG ATGGTGACAGAAGTGGACGAAACAATTACAGAAATGACAATTACAG ttcTAGGAGCCAAAGCTCTAACATGTACGGCTATAATAATTCATCTGGAAGGTCCTACCGGGATGACTACGATAGTTATG CTACAAATGAATAA